One window from the genome of Daphnia pulex isolate KAP4 chromosome 9, ASM2113471v1 encodes:
- the LOC124201676 gene encoding annexin A7-like gives MSNRVFAFLLLLLALATYGGISVDAQGEAQVIEVFQEADAIPSPEEQEANGRTFGPFRNFDALTYKENLLHNKISFLFSLVPRPNAQQQWNRPPYAGGFGSNPYQQGAFPPGYPAQFPPGGGGGFHPPHPQFGGGGGMIPGQGFYPGAGSGQGFYPGVGLNNPYYPGMLPGAGYPGVGPGFFPPGILPVIAENNNTNPSGIAGGGGNKPPPSASASVASAATTAAPTTAAAASGGEDAAPAEEEETNRHKIIKMMPKSFKMN, from the exons ATGAGTAATAGAGTGTTTGCGtttcttctgctgctgttggcacTGGCGACTTACGGCGGGATATCCGTCGATGCCCAGGGTGAAGCCCAAGTCATTGAAGTGTTCCAAGAAGCTGACGCTATCCCATCACCAGAGGAg cAGGAGGCTAACGGTCGGACATTCGGCCCGTTCCGCAATTTCGACGCGCTTACTTACAAGGAAAATTTGCTGCACAACAAAATCAGTTTTCTCTTCTCGCTCGTACCTCGTCCAA ATGCACAGCAACAATGGAATCGCCCACCTTACGCCGGCGGATTCGGGTCAAATCCGTACCAGCAAGGAGCTTTCCCACCAGGATATCCAGCCCAATTTCCACCAGGAGGCGGAGGAGGGTTTCATCCACCTCACCCTCAATTTGGAGGTGGCGGAGGAATGATTCCGGGACAGGGATTCTACCCCGGTGCTGGATCCGGACAAGGATTCTATCCCGGTGTTGGTTTGAATAATCCTTACTATCCAGGAATGTTACCTGGTGCTGGTTATCCGGGAGTAGGGCCAGGTTTCTTTCCGCCAGGGATTCTTCCTGTTATAGCGGAGAATAACAACACCAATCCATCCGGAATAgccggaggaggagggaatAAGCCCCCACCTTCAGCGTCCGCCTCGGTCGCTTCTGCGGCTACAACGGCCGCTCCAACAACTGCAGCTGCCGCATCCGGCGGGGAAGATGCAGCTCCTgcggaagaggaggaaacTAATCGccataaaatcataaaaatgatgccgaaatctttcaaaatgaattga
- the LOC124202665 gene encoding mucin-2-like: protein MKMPQPQSIKGMSFDVQGRHFPSASRALPDMAVLLTFALVITVASVCQAAPVSDPTFGRIPQIDFNRQSQFALNWPGLRINGQHHFDIQSGYPAVPLIVPFQPQRWTQPIRPLLRIRPSQPLCVSCFGTQTFNFSGFFPSLLNASSNNSLSSSFFPNINPMFYMWPGLFQPRITPVCCPSPTTAKPTTTRATTALPTTTRATTELPTTTRATTTLPTTPSTTTTSATTTLPTTTSATTTTVPTTTQSPVRVLTRIGPNPLICLPCNAQIGPFPSFPFDPLVNIWREICCPTTTVRPPSTETAPTSTKTSGSTSSTRTMKPLGPCKGSPEDEEDPRCFDFGARQFTLSTILPTAAPTTTSTLPTTISTLPTTTSKPTTTPALPTTTTSKPTTTTLKPSTTTSKPTTTSTLPTTTSAKPTTTTTTAKPTTTSTLPSTISAKPTTTTAKPTTTPALPTTTSAKPTTTTTTAKPTTTSTLPSTTSAKPTTTSKPTTTPTLSSTTSAKPTTTSTLPTTTTSKATTTVQPITTAKPTSTTFTPITTSTTTTAKPTTTAKPTTTATQSTTTTPRSSTTFTLLPTPSNVQTTAAISATTTTPTPTTSSTITSTLPPTTPSAQSTTPATPETTTTFTLPPTTETVQPTTTALQKTTTSTMPPATPSAQSTTSTLPTPTETAQTTTTTIPETTTTATDPTTSTLPPITSTVETTTTAIPATTTTEPNFSTEVSSLIPTETNPTTTEAISVILKAAERKLKSSFEYDYFYDTEDRR from the exons ATGAAGATGCCACAGCCTCAAAGTATAAAAGGTATGTCATTCGATGTGCAAGGTCGTCATTTCCCATCAGCTAGTCGTGCCCTGCCAGACATGGCAGTTCTGCTCACT TTTGCACTGGTGATTACCGTGGCGTCGGTCTGCCAAGCTGCTCCGGTCTCAGATCCCACGTTCGGAAGGATTCCGCAAATAGATTTCAACCGGCAGAGCCAGTTTGCTCTGAATTGGCCTGGATTGAGAATAAATGGACAACATCATTTTGACATTCAATCCGGCTATCCGGCTGTCCCACTGATTGTTCCATTCCAGCCGCAGCGCTGGACTCAACCGATTCGTCCTTTACTTCGCATCCGCCCGTCACAGCCACTTTGCGTGTCCTGTTTTGGCACTCAAACATTCAACTTTTCCGGTTTCTTTCCATCGCTATTGAacgccagcagcaacaactcattgtcatcatcatttttccCAAACATCAACCCCATGTTCTATATGTGGCCAGGCTTGTTCCAGCCACGAATCACGCCCGTTTGCTGTCCCAGTCCGACTACTGCCAAACCGACAACAACCCGTGCAACAACTGCACTGCCAACCACAACCCGTGCAACAACTGAACTGCCAACCACAACCCGTGCAACAACTACACTGCCAACAACACcaagtacaacaacaacaagtgcAACAACTACactgccaacaacaacaagtgcaacaacaactacagtgccaacaacaactcaaTCACCTGTTCGTGTTTTGACACGTATCGGACCGAATCCACTGATCTGCTTGCCGTGCAATGCTCAAATTGGCCCGTTTCCTTCATTTCCTTTCGATCCTTTGGTCAACATTTGGAGAGAGATTTGCTGCCCCACGACAACAGTAAGGCCACCGTCGACAGAAACTGCCCCGAcgtcaacaaaaacaagtggCTCAACTTCATCGACGAGAACTATGAAACCGTTAGGACCATGCAAGGGCTCACCGGAAGATGAAGAGGATCCGCGCTGTTTCGATTTCGGGGCCCGTCAGTTCACACTTTCAACTATCCTGCCTACAGCTGCTCCGACAACAACTTCCACCCTGCCAACAACTATAAGTACGCTGCCTACTACAACATCCaagccaacaacaactccCGCCCTGCCAACAACTACAACGTCCAAACCAactactacaacactgaagccATCAACAACCACGTCCAAACCAACTACAACTTCCACCCTGCCAACGACTACAAGTGctaaaccaacaacaacaacaacaacagccaagcCAACTACAACTTCCACCCTGCCATCGACTATAAGTGctaaaccaacaacaacaacagccaagcCAACTACAACTCCCGCCCTGCCAACGACTACAAGtgcaaaaccaacaacaacaacaacaacagccaagcCAACTACAACTTCCACCCTGCCATCGACTACAAGTGCCAAACCAACAACCACGTCCAAGCCAACTACAACTCCAACCCTGTCATCGACTACAAGTGCCAAGCCAACTACAACTTCCACCctgccaacaaccacaacaagcAAAGCAACTACAACAGTGCAACCGATAACAACTGCCAAGCCAACTTCTACGACATTCACGCCAATAACAACTTCCACAACGACAACAGCTAAACCGACGACGACAGCCAAGCCAACGACTACGGCAACTCAATCAACAACCACTACCCCCAGATCATCAACAACTTTCACACTGCTGCCCACTCCTTCTAATGTCCAAACGACCGCAGCTATTTCGGCTACAACTACTACACCTACCCCAACAACCTCATCAACTATAACTTCCACTCTGCCACCCACTACCCCAAGTGCCCAATCAACAACCCCGGCTACtccagaaacaacaacaactttcacTCTGCCACCCACTACTGAAACTGTGCAGCCAACAACCACGGCTCTtcagaaaacaacaacttccACTATGCCGCCCGCTACTCCAAGTGCCCAATCAACAACTTCTACTCTGCCAACCCCAACTGAAACTGCCCAAACTACTACCACGACCATTCCCGAAACAACCACGACTGCAACCGACCCAACAACTTCCACCCTGCCACCCATCACTTCAACTGTCGAAACAACAACGACTGCCATTccggcaacaacaacgacggaGCCAAACTTTTCAACCGAAGTCAGCAGCCTGATTCCAACTGAAAcgaatccaacaacaacagaagccATTTCTGTCATTTTAAAAGCTGCTGAACGCAAACTCAAATCATCCTTTGAATACGACTACTTCTACGACACCGAAGATCGTCGCTAA
- the LOC124202673 gene encoding uncharacterized protein LOC124202673, protein MMLKTMSISFFLVALLAAHGLASPAITKESLRSKLTPSMTLVFQSLHKAAAAIKDSEKERVESDPTNIQEGRQEDIVTDITKDKSVMPFMAVRKQTLDWSVANPVGVFGDNESGRLPHIATVPIVAL, encoded by the exons ATGATGCTCAAG ACAATGTCgatatctttctttttggtggcCCTTCTGGCTGCCCACGGATTGGCCAGTCCAGCCATCACCAAAGAGTCTCTGAGGAGTAAACTGACTCCGTCCATGACCTTGGTGTTCCAGTCGCTCCATAAAGCCGCCGCCGCTATCAAGGATTCTGagaag GAACGAGTGGAATCGGACCCTACCAACATTCAGGAAGGACGACAGGAGGATATCGTGACCGATATCACCAAGGACAAGAGTGTGATGCCATTCATGGCCGTTCGAAAACAAACTTTAGACTGGTCAGTGGCCAATCCGGTCGGAGTTTTCGGTGACAATGAATCTGGTCGATTGCCGCACATCGCCACGGTGCCCATTGTTGCACTTTGA
- the LOC124202668 gene encoding uncharacterized protein LOC124202668 isoform X1, producing MRTTYVSLSFVLCAVVIVGSCPLHQLEVDSSAVGEHSLISSFQSPQKESIMGGFISRNRRREDKEKDSPRLEVEPFEAEPNLNENEVDERKKKFDELELNTDDGDEGEQVDPCETSPCVPTTFDEIDSAPSLPLYPSLEGMELNVEEVMDSNRQMRSLCHSNKTDEEETKMENPGGINEVSHPLFQKNPSEAEVKEGEVGQAEKERNQRSSPMFPDPDVIDNEEDITVDVSNQDPVLDSSLHRDEEPTFLQEEVIEIIDEPENDRLMGSSPYRSGVILGPVLIDEEPEIIVDVMSEVPRPAFDPSLHLMAEPVIYHPQPVPIDDIIELEMAIDDELVKRKKRTLQKSNNVHPESKESQLGLDDEDLIDSNVGMYRQKKRARKIPRHKTLLENPINTT from the exons ATGAGAACCACGTACGTTTCG TTGAGCTTCGTGCTCTGTGCCGTTGTCATCGTTGGATCTTGCCCTCTGCATCAGTTGGAAGTTGATTCATCAGCGGTTGGAGAACATTCACTTATCTCATCATTTCAGTCACCGcaaaaaga ATCAATTATGGGTGGATTTATTAGCCGCAACAGACGTCGTGAAGACAAGGAGAAGGATAGTCCAAGGTTGGAAGTGGAACCATTCGAGGCAGAACCGAATCTAAATGA gAATGAGGTTGATGAGcgcaaaaaaaagtttgacgaGCTTGAATTGAATACCGACGATGGCGATGAAGGAGAACAAGTAGACCCGTGTGAAACATCGCC atgCGTTCCCACTACGTTTGATGAGATTGACTCTGCTCCGAGTTTACCGCTTTATCCATCACTTGA AGGGATGGAGTTGAATGTCGAAGAAGTGATGGACAGTAATCGACAGATGAGATCACTGTGCCATTCAAATAAGACTGATGAAGA agaaacgaaaatggaaaatccGGGCGGTATAAATGAAGTGTCTCACcctttgtttcaaaagaaTCCATCTGAAGCGGAAGTCAAAGAAGGAGAAGTTGGCCAagcagaaaaggaaagaaatcagAGATCGTCTCCAATGTTTCCTGATCCAGATGTGATTGACAA TGAAGAGGATATAACAGTGGATGTTTCGAACCAAGATCCGGTATTGGACTCGTCTCTTCATAGAGACGAAGAACCAACTTTCCTGCA GGAGGAAGTGATTGAAATTATTGACGAACCGGAAAACGATCGACTGATGGGATCATCCCCTTACCGTTCCGGTGTGATTTTGGGGCCAGTTTTAATTGACGA GGAGCCGGAGATTATTGTGGACGTTATGAGCGAAGTACCTCGTCCGGCATTCGACCCTTCGCTCCATTTGATGGCCGAACCCGTCATCTATCACCCACAACCAGTGCCGATAGATGACATCATCGAGTTAGAAATGGCCATCGACGACGAACTGgtaaagaggaagaagagaacacTCCAAAAATCTAATAATGTCCATCCGGAATCAAAAGAGTCGCAACTGGGACTCGACGATGA GGACTTGATTGATTCAAACGTCGGCATGTACCGGCAAAAGAAACGGGCCAGAAAGATTCCACGCCACAAGACCCTACTGGAAAATCCAATCAACACCACTTAA
- the LOC124202668 gene encoding uncharacterized protein LOC124202668 isoform X2 has product MRTTYVSLSFVLCAVVIVGSCPLHQLEVDSSAVGEHSLISSFQSPQKESIMGGFISRNRRREDKEKDSPRLEVEPFEAEPNLNENEVDERKKKFDELELNTDDGDEGEQVDPCETSPCVPTTFDEIDSAPSLPLYPSLEGMELNVEEVMDSNRQMRSLCHSNKTDEEETKMENPGGINEVSHPLFQKNPSEAEVKEGEVGQAEKERNQRSSPMFPDPDVIDNEEDITVDVSNQDPVLDSSLHRDEEPTFLQEEVIEIIDEPENDRLMGSSPYRSGVILGPVLIDEEPEIIVDVMSEVPRPAFDPSLHLMAEPVIYHPQPVPIDDIIELEMAIDDELGLD; this is encoded by the exons ATGAGAACCACGTACGTTTCG TTGAGCTTCGTGCTCTGTGCCGTTGTCATCGTTGGATCTTGCCCTCTGCATCAGTTGGAAGTTGATTCATCAGCGGTTGGAGAACATTCACTTATCTCATCATTTCAGTCACCGcaaaaaga ATCAATTATGGGTGGATTTATTAGCCGCAACAGACGTCGTGAAGACAAGGAGAAGGATAGTCCAAGGTTGGAAGTGGAACCATTCGAGGCAGAACCGAATCTAAATGA gAATGAGGTTGATGAGcgcaaaaaaaagtttgacgaGCTTGAATTGAATACCGACGATGGCGATGAAGGAGAACAAGTAGACCCGTGTGAAACATCGCC atgCGTTCCCACTACGTTTGATGAGATTGACTCTGCTCCGAGTTTACCGCTTTATCCATCACTTGA AGGGATGGAGTTGAATGTCGAAGAAGTGATGGACAGTAATCGACAGATGAGATCACTGTGCCATTCAAATAAGACTGATGAAGA agaaacgaaaatggaaaatccGGGCGGTATAAATGAAGTGTCTCACcctttgtttcaaaagaaTCCATCTGAAGCGGAAGTCAAAGAAGGAGAAGTTGGCCAagcagaaaaggaaagaaatcagAGATCGTCTCCAATGTTTCCTGATCCAGATGTGATTGACAA TGAAGAGGATATAACAGTGGATGTTTCGAACCAAGATCCGGTATTGGACTCGTCTCTTCATAGAGACGAAGAACCAACTTTCCTGCA GGAGGAAGTGATTGAAATTATTGACGAACCGGAAAACGATCGACTGATGGGATCATCCCCTTACCGTTCCGGTGTGATTTTGGGGCCAGTTTTAATTGACGA GGAGCCGGAGATTATTGTGGACGTTATGAGCGAAGTACCTCGTCCGGCATTCGACCCTTCGCTCCATTTGATGGCCGAACCCGTCATCTATCACCCACAACCAGTGCCGATAGATGACATCATCGAGTTAGAAATGGCCATCGACGACGAACTG GGACTTGATTGA
- the LOC124201677 gene encoding uncharacterized protein LOC124201677, with amino-acid sequence MGSAQEIRGDPAAKVNFPLYAVEMLTDRHFVVAGGGGAAKTGVSNGFATYQLTFNGEQCVATQVGKHDTGSRAVMNCATYEDNKSKSKKIYFVAGLDDHSQLYYINKKFEIARSYSYSDQNENEKSPDNSVRKRKPSENKENDVDSSKSPESLRKGLLSQRRLRMLAHPMDSVKTDLGPLEESFQKVVRISSSGKLLATGGCDGYIRLWQFPTLKPLRDIKAHEKEVDDIDFSPDSQKIVSVSKDGCAFVWNSKDGNKLCQLEWTPPDNAKYLFKRCRFSVGEGDGQRPRLFTITNPIKSKLPSFLQLWDTSSFLLIKSVAYNSSPISALATSPCGKFVAIGSMFGGSIDIYTAFNLQLVKRVENAHSNFITGVAFVPCHTEVGQNITGLSEGAVISISVDNQIRVHRIPHRRNLLPLWAALLIIVIVVCLAFSVCSYLGLLRKTITFFIRQLKLIHSSAEYFGGNMADQRQSRNNDYLDIPGEVFIMKNLSSFRQISGDASVVTVSGSQGFIPPPIVLQRSPPSYNEASDSRPVAVLDGYVPAAGQGVKPKTPQQPPAVAGPSTEPEYESNISSNAFDEFIIEGYENVTNEPTVIKPPPLELLRGDENSSSRRGNASVPNIDDLAARDAVLSYVSNNHCWGLACAREMTIMDITASSAFHYNLETCTEKRTAVWIHEPYTGQVIDSADRGPSPKPWDVLVVPPNPYREGQVVVEVPHSARIVNCYDCATMGRRRCWSCFGNGEIRCNACNGTGKILELESGSETQRINVPPGPKACYQCGGGGQRRCVVCLGPGQLPCKTCLARGQLKLSLQLTVSWKMYKSDRVVERTAVPEVLIRSVQGRVAFDEEKAAVWPINFFPDEAVNHASRELLDEHRARFSAEKTIAQRQSVRMVPVHQVAYVWRNYRGFYYIYGHDNLVYFPDYPQKTCCGLTEILTCSIQ; translated from the exons ATGGGCTCTGCACAAGAAATAAGAGGAGATCCAGCTGCTAAAGTGAATTTTCCTCTCTATGCGGTGGAAATGTTAACCGACCGACATTTTGTTGTAGCCGGTGGAGGTGGAGCAGCCAAAACAGGAGTTTCAAATGGATTT GCAACTTATCAGTTAACCTTTAATGGGGAACAGTGTGTAGCCACTCAAGTCGGGAAACATGATACTGGAAGTCGGGCAGTAATGAATTGTGCTACCTATGAGGATAACAAATccaaaagtaagaaaatttacTTTGTGGCTGGTCTTGATGATCACTCACAGCTTTACtatatcaacaaaaaatttgagatTGCACGAAGTTACAGTTACAgcgatcaaaatgaaaatg AAAAGTCTCCTGATAACTctgttagaaaaagaaaaccttctgaaaataaagaaaatgatgttgaTTCCAGCAAATCACCAGAGTCTCTTCGTAAAGGATTACTCAGCCAGAGAAGATTAAGAATGTTAGCCCATCCAATGGATAGTGTCAAAACTGATTTAGG ccCACTAGAAGAGTCATTCCAAAAAGTGGTTAGAATCAGTTCAAGTGGCAAGTTATTGGCCACTGGTGGATGTGATGGTTACATTCGTCTGTGGCAGTTTCCAACACTGAAACCCTTGAGGGATATAAAAGCCCATGAAAAAGAAGTGGATGATATTGATTTTAGCCCTGATAGTCAAAAG ATTGTAAGCGTATCCAAGGATGGTTGTGCTTTTGTTTGGAACAGTAAAGATGGTAACAAGCTTTGCCAGCTTGAATGGACACCTCCCGATAATGCCAAGTACCTTTTCAAACGATGCAG ATTTTCGGTCGGCGAAGGAGATGGCCAACGACCGCGGCTTTTTACTATCACTAACCCGATCAAATCTAAGCTACCCAGTTTTCTTCAATTATGGGACACATCCAGTTTTTTGCTGATCAAAAGTGTCGCCTATAATTCGTCACCTATTTCTGCCCTAGCGACGAGCCCGTGTGGAAAATTTGTGGCCATTGGCTCCATGTTCGGCGGATCTATTGATATTTATACTGCCTTTAACTTGCAG CTGGTCAAACGCGTCGAAAATgctcattcaaattttattacgGGTGTGGCTTTTGTTCCTTGCCACACAGAAGTTGGTCAAAACATAACAGGACTTAGTGAAGGAGCTGTTATTAGCATTTCTGTCGACAACCAG aTCCGTGTTCACCGAATACCACACCGGCGAAATTTACTTCCTCTTTGGGCAGCTTTGCTCATTATAGTTATTGTCGTTTGCCTGGCTTTCTCTGTCTGTAGCTACCTGGGTCTTT TGCGAAAGACCATTACTTTTTTCATCCGTCAGCTGAAACTAATCCATTCCTCTGCAGAATACTTTGGAGGAAACATGGCAGATCAACGTCAGTCAAGAAACAACGATTATTTAGATATCCCAGGAGAAGTTTTTATTATGAAAAACCTGTCTTCATTTCGTCAAATTTCAGGTGATGCATCGGTAGTGACCGTGTCCGGCTCCCAAGGGTTCATCCCACCACCTATTGTACTCCAGCGATCGCCACCTTCTTACAACGAAGCCTCAGATTCTCGACCGGTAGCAGTTCTGGATGGATACGTTCCAGCTGCTGGGCAAGGTGTCAAACCCAAAACACCACAACAACCTCCGGCTGTAGCTGGACCATCTACCGAACCCGAGTATGAAAGTAACATTTCGTCCAATGCATTCGATGAATTCATCATCGAAGGTTACGAAAACGTCACGAATGAACCAA cCGTCATTAAGCCGCCGCCACTGGAGCTGCTCCGAGGAGATGAAAACTCTTCGTCCAGACGTGGAAATGCTTCCGTGCCCAATATCGATGACCTGGCTGCAAGGGATGCCGTCCTTTCTTATGTCTCCAATAACCACTGTTGGGGATTGGCTTGTGCCCGAGAAATGACAATTATGGACATTACAGCTTCTTCCGCATTTCAC TACAACTTGGAAACTTGCACGGAAAAGAGGACTGCAGTGTGGATTCACGAGCCTTACACTGGCCAAGTGATCGATTCGGCTGATCGAGGACCTTCGCCGAAACCCTGGGATGTTCTCGTAGTTCCTCCTAATCCTTACAGG GAAGGCCAAGTAGTTGTAGAAGTTCCTCATTCTGCCCGGATCGTTAACTGCTACGATTGTGCCACcatgggaagaagaaggtgcTGGAGCTGCTTCGGCAATGGAGAG ATTCGATGCAACGCTTGCAATGGAACGGGAAAGATACTGGAACTGGAATCCGGAAGTGAAACTCAAAGAATCAACGTTCCGCCTGGACCCAAGGCTTGTTATCAATGCGGCGGAGGAGGCCAGCGTCGTTGTGTCGTTTGCTTGGGACCTGGCCAACTTCCGTGCAAGACTTGCCTAGCCCGCGGCCAGCTCAAACTTTCACTTCAGTTGACCGTGTCTTGGAAAATGTACAAGTCGGATCGCGTTGTGGAACGTACGGCTGTGCCGGAGGTCCTGATCCGCTCTGTCCAGGGCCGGGTCGCCTTTGATGAAGAGAAAGCTGCCGTCTGGCCAATCAATTTCTTCCCGGATGAAGCAGTCAATCACGCCTCACGTGAACTGTTAGATGAACACCGGGCCCGTTTCTCAGCTGAGAAAACTATAGCTCAG CGTCAATCTGTGAGAATGGTTCCAGTCCATCAAGTGGCTTACGTTTGGCGCAACTACCGTGGATTCTACTACATCTACGGTCACGACAACCTCGTCTATTTCCCCGACTACCCACAGAAAACCTGTTGCGGATTGACCGAAATATTGACGTGCAGTATCCAATAG
- the LOC124202666 gene encoding FAS-associated factor 1-like, with the protein MSINREEILADFQACTGIEDVGEAFMHLEDANWDLSDAVYRVLPQGSQELPSMPLLDDSVQVIGETSSSSGFQATRPPSLPPNLAQLLQPAPLASMSREFLPRRTRILNFSIVLNDKTTNIAIPETEAVSMIKTLVSSELDIPVCKLELSGWKLDRQPRDTTILETLHLPKQNTLYLSINSDDRDAATEESVSRMTQTYSLNIYDVTHNRPHIVNFPGTKTLLEVKRDVSDLTNIPVRNQSWSGWPSQLTDDVILGASGISLVHDLTVKELVKEVNRPPEVVPIPGGSNSEPLSDDGSTADEYEDASDVVMEDMFLRELTPSRPQPLMPEGIEDEAMAAILFAEGFAHRYGPCHPMFFPGSLDDAMKEACHQPARDRKLLAVYLHHDGSVSSNVFCTQVLCSESIASFLTANFILWGWDLTATSNRQRLLNTIARHFDSLASRTLRNFEVDKLPLLLIVTRSRATNEVLAMIPGSLNVDEMMTQLLHAVEMFSEQQRVEIAEEEERSARETVKREQDEAYQLSLEADRAKEELKRQGEAVKQRQEEEQRVKQEQEKRLIEITQQQKEMLRQEVLKRLPAEPPADQPAGSTTCIRFRLPEGKTSTRRFLADEPLQVLLDYLLVEGFPHSEYKVLSSWPRKDLTAVDLTETLRQLKLVPQETLIIEER; encoded by the exons ATGTCCATTAATCGAGAAGAAATTCTGGCCGATTTTCAG GCTTGTACTGGTATTGAAGATGTGGGAGAAGCATTCATGCACTTGGAAGATGCAAACTGGGATTTATCG GATGCTGTGTATCGTGTGCTCCCACAGGGCAGTCAAGAGTTGCCGTCAATGCCTCTATTGGATGATAGTGTCCAGGTGATAGGTGAAACAAGTTCATCCTCAGGATTTCAAGCTACCAGACCTCCCTCCTTACCACCCAATTTAGCTCAATTGTTGCAACCAGCACCTTTAGCGTCCATGAGCAGAGAATTTCTCCCAAGACGAACAAGAATACTCAACTTCTCTATTGTTTTAAATGATAAGACAACCAATATTGCG ATCCCAGAAACTGAAGCTGTCAGCATGATCAAGACTTTGGTGAGCTCAGAACTTGACATACCAGTCTGTAAACTGGAATTGTCAGGTTGGAAACTAGACAGGCAACCCAGGGATACTACTATTTTGGAAACCCTTCATCTTCCAAAACAGAATACCTTGTACTTGTCCATAAATTCAGATGATAGAGATGCTGCTACTGAAGA GAGTGTTTCTCGAATGACCCAAACCTACAGTCTTAACATTTATGACGTTACGCACAATCGGCCACATATAGTCAATTTCCCTGGAACAAAGACATTATTAGAAGTCAAGCGTGATGTATCGGATCTGACCAACATCCCTGTACGCAATCAGTCTTGGAGTGGTTGGCCATCACAACTAACAGACGAT GTGATATTAGGAGCGTCTGGTATCAGTTTAGTTCATGACCTAACTGTCAAGGAATTGGTTAAAGAAGTGAATCGCCCACCAGAAGTAGTACCTATACCAGGAGGCAGTAACAGTGAACCTCTCTCGGATGATGGGAGCACAGCGGACGAGTACGAAGACGCATCAGACGTCGTGATGGAAGACATGTTTCTTCGTGAATTGACACCCTCTCGCCCACAGCCGCTGA TGCCGGAAGGGATTGAGGATGAAGCGATGGCAGCTATCCTCTTCGCCGAGGGGTTTGCACATCGTTACGGACCATGTCACCCAATGTTCTTCCCCGGTTCGCTAGACGATGCCATGAAAGAAGCCTGTCATCAGCCAGCCCGCGAT aGAAAGCTACTTGCTGTATACTTGCATCACGATGGTTCCGTCTCGAGCAACGTCTTTTGCACGCAAGTCCTTTGTTCCGAATCTATCGCATCTTTCCTCACGGCCAACTTTATTCTCTGGGGTTGGGATCTGACAGCTACCTCTAATCGACAACG GTTATTGAATACTATTGCCCGACACTTTGATAGTCTGGCTTCTAGGACGCTCAGGAATTTCGAAGTGGATAAGTTGCCCCTGTTGCTAATTGTGACCCGTAGTCGCGCCACGAACGAAGTCCTGGCCATGATTCCAGGCAGCCTCAACGTGGACGAAATGATGACACAGTTACTTCACGCCGTCGAAATGTTTAGCGAACAACAGCGGGTGGAAATAGCCGAGGAAGAAGAGCGTTCGGCAAGAGAGACGGTTAAACGAGAGCAAGATGAAGCCTACCAGCTGTCTTTAGAAGCCGATCG AGCCAAAGAAGAGTTGAAACGACAAGGAGAAGCAGTTAAGCAGCGACAAGAGGAGGAACAACGTGTGAAACAGGAACAAGAGAAGAGATTAATTGAAATCACCCagcaacaaaaggaaatgctgAGACAGGAAGTCCTGAAGCGATTGCCAGCAGAGCCTCCTGCCGACCAACCTGCTGGAAGTACTACATGTATTCGCTTCCGTCTACCCGAAGGGAAAACGTCCACCCGCCGGTTTTTGGCCGATGAACCTTTACAAGTCCTGCTAGATTACCTACTCGTTGAAGGTTTTCCCCACAGCGAGTACAAAGTCCTATCCAGTTGGCCGCGCAAAGAT CTCACAGCCGTCGATTTGACGGAGACTCTGCGTCAACTCAAGTTGGTGCCACAGGAAACGCTCATCATCGAAGAGCGGTGA